In one Silene latifolia isolate original U9 population chromosome 10, ASM4854445v1, whole genome shotgun sequence genomic region, the following are encoded:
- the LOC141607771 gene encoding uncharacterized protein LOC141607771: protein MVVQQHMNLKFHPLCNRVNLSHLCFADDLILFCKGEKASIELLVNAFTYFFRAYGLVMNAGKSNFYCNGMDDWLVKEIEVATGMKKGTVPIKYLGVNVSPKRLSVLDCEVLVEKVIGRIRSMGSRKLSYIGRLVMIKFVFSTLHNYWARIFVISKTVIGKIEAICRGYLWHGSELKESRSLVAWEKICKP, encoded by the coding sequence ATGGTGGTGCAACAACATATGAATCTTAAGTTCCACCCTCTTTGTAATAGGGTTAATCTCTCACACCTATGTTTTGCGGATGACCTGATTTTGTTTTGTAAAGGGGAGAAAGCCTCTATTGAGCTTCTGGTCAATGCTTTCACGTATTTCTTTAGAGCTTATGGCTTGGTTATGAATGCAGGTAAATCGAATTTCTACTGTAATGGCATGGATGATTGGCTGGTTAAAGAAATTGAAGTTGCTACTGGTATGAAAAAAGGGACTGTCCCTATTAAATATCTGGGTGTTAATGTTTCACCAAAACGTTTATCTGTCCTTGATTGTGAGGTGTTGGTGGAGAAAGTTATTGGAAGGATTAGAAGTATGGGTTCCAGAAAGCTCTCTTACATTGGCAGGTTAGTTATGATTAAATTTGTATTCAGTACTCTTCATAATTACTGGGCTCGTATTTTTGTCATCTCAAAGACAGTAATTGGTAAGATAGAAGCCATTTGTAGAGGATACTTATGGCATGGAAGTGAGTTAAAGGAATCCCGTTCTTTAGTTGCTTGGGAAAAGATTTGTAAGCCTTAG
- the LOC141607772 gene encoding uncharacterized protein LOC141607772, protein MVEPVVTQPPVLRISKDDVAGEINYWSSSVYCYVLGANPMSSVLTEFMKRVWQAQGVDKISFTLNGIFLVRFKTKEKQQEVLANGHLIFDNKPVIVKEWQPDTELIKHDIQKVPIWMKLYVLDVKLWGLECLRKISTVVFKCDEATYQKHFLGFARLMVEVQIGQSFPSEIVFIDENDKTQTFSVEYDWLPVSCMACKGIGHIAVNYRRGNGNAPVKKVWKPKDKNPQPKQQVPLKYKEPVQVVIQKPKQKEVQQTVEVLATPIATSISLWNAIVENRVRELGESSKSHSDNVFDKMRKLKFWYTVMYGMNKFAERESLWRRIMTFHSTAWGADVTREEIIPLLQLTHDCHLSDLKACGSFFTWNNKHEQGTKVYSRIDKALINNDWLDTFSESFANFMPEGNFDHCPCLIRFDASTDRRRAPFKYVNIWSAAAGFEEMVNTAWKGNVIGTPMFKNVVKLKALKRELKKLNKDQFSDIENLTKVTELALAN, encoded by the exons ATGGTGGAACCAGTTGTTACTCAGCCTCCGGTGCTTCGAATTTCCAAAGACGACGTTGCTGGTGAGATTAACTACTGGTCATCCTCTGTCTATTGTTATGTTCTTGGGGCAAACCCTATGAGCAGCGTACTCACAGAATTTATGAAAAGAGTATGGCAAGCTCAGGGGGTTGACAAAATCTCTTTCACGCTGAATGGGATTTTTTTAGTCCGTTTTAAGACAAAAGAGAAACAACAGGAAGTTTTGGCAAATGGTCATTTGATATTTGACAACAAACCAGTAATTGTGAAGGAATGGCAACCTGATACAGAATTGATTAAGCATGACATCCAGAAGGTGCCAATTTGGATGAAATTATATGTTTTGGATGTCAAATTATGGGGCCTTGAATGTTTGAGGAAAATTAGTACCGTGGTTTTTAAGTGTGATGAGGCTACGTATCAGAAACATTTCCTTGGATTTGCTCGGTTAATGGTGGAGGTTCAAATTGGACAGAGCTTTCCTTCTGAGATAGTCTTCATTGATGAGAATGATAAGACCCAGACCTTTAGTGTGGAGTATGATTGGCTCCCTGTGTCTTGCATGGCTTGTAAGGGGATAGGACACATAGCTGTCAACTATAGAAGGGGTAATGGGAATGCTCCTGTAAAGAAAGTGTGGAAGCCAAAGGATAAAAATCCTCAACCTAAACAGCAAGTTCCCTTAAAATATAAGGAACCTGTGCAAGTGGTGATACAGAAGCCTAAGCAAAAAGAAGTTCAGCAAACTGTTGAGGTGTTGGCAACCCCGATTGCTACATCAATATCTCTGTG GAATGCTATTGTGGAGAATAGGGTGAGGGAACTGGGTGAATCCAGTAAATCACATTCTGATAATG TGTTTGATAAGATGAGAAAATTGAAGTTTTGGTATACAGTAATGTATGGTATGAACAAGTTTGCTGAGAGGGAAAGTCTTTGGAGGAGGATTATGACGTTTCACAGTACT GCTTGGGGGGCTGATGTAACAAGAGAAGAGATAATCCCTTTGTTACAGCTGACCCATGATTGTCATTTGAGTGATTTAAAAGCATGTGGATCATTTTTCACCTGGAACAATAAGCATGAACAGGGGACAAAAGTGTATAGCAGGATTGATAAAGCTCTGATTAATAATGACTGGCTGGATACGTTTTCTGAGAGTTTTGCAAACTTTATGCCAGAGGGGAATTTTGATCATTGCCCATGTCTTATTAGGTTTGATGCAAGCACTGATAGAAGAAGGGCCCCGTTTAAGTATGTTAATATATGGTCAGCAGCTGCTGGTTTTGAGGAGATGGTCAATACAGCATGGAAGGGCAATGTGATTGGGACACCCATGTTTAAGAATGTTGTTAAATTGAAAGCTTTAAAGAGGGAGTTGAAAAAGCTAAACAAGGACCAATTTAGTGACATTGAGAACCTAACAAAAGTCACTGAACTAGCCCTGGCTAATTAA